The following are encoded together in the Dyella terrae genome:
- a CDS encoding SDR family oxidoreductase — MTVLVFGASSQIGHFLLPRLRARGESVMALSRKARPGQAGIHWLQGELPGQVPAVGQPTAVISFGPLKSFAEWLASAGLPASTRVIATSSMSAESKQASDVPAERVLSQTLRDGEAAIAAACDRQGMPWTIFRPTIIYGAGIDKSLTPIAHRASRLHVFPLPAGRGLRQPVHADDIAAAVVAALDHPESAGRVLPLGGGERLTAGEMFARVRRSLSTPTLPVPIPAALLRLGRGVVPRLRGPLTRLEADLIADNSELQRLLGVSPRPFRPDASCWMPQPPL, encoded by the coding sequence ATTGGCCATTTCCTGCTGCCCAGGCTGCGCGCGCGCGGCGAGTCGGTGATGGCGCTCAGTCGCAAAGCCCGTCCGGGCCAAGCCGGCATCCATTGGCTGCAGGGGGAACTCCCCGGGCAGGTACCTGCGGTAGGGCAACCCACCGCAGTGATCAGTTTCGGCCCGCTCAAATCCTTCGCGGAATGGCTGGCGTCGGCAGGGTTGCCTGCTTCGACGCGCGTCATCGCCACCAGTTCGATGAGCGCTGAGTCCAAGCAGGCCTCGGATGTGCCGGCTGAGCGCGTGTTATCGCAGACATTGCGCGATGGCGAAGCCGCTATCGCCGCAGCCTGTGATCGGCAGGGCATGCCGTGGACCATCTTTCGGCCCACCATCATTTATGGCGCCGGCATCGATAAAAGCCTGACGCCTATCGCGCACCGTGCCAGCCGCCTGCACGTGTTCCCGCTACCGGCGGGGCGTGGCCTGCGCCAGCCGGTGCATGCGGACGATATTGCTGCCGCCGTGGTGGCCGCGCTGGATCATCCCGAGTCGGCAGGCCGCGTCCTGCCGCTGGGCGGTGGCGAACGGCTCACTGCCGGCGAGATGTTTGCGCGCGTGCGCCGCAGCTTGTCCACACCAACGCTGCCGGTGCCGATTCCGGCCGCGTTGTTGCGACTGGGTCGGGGCGTCGTCCCACGCCTGCGAGGGCCGCTGACCCGCCTGGAAGCCGACCTGATCGCCGATAACAGCGAGCTGCAACGGTTGCTAGGCGTCTCACCGCGTCCATTCAGGCCCGACGCCAGCTGCTGGATGCCCCAGCCGCCACTGTAG
- the mrcB gene encoding penicillin-binding protein 1B encodes MDFMTRLRSIFSAVWPWIRIPFWVCMGVLFGFVLPYSLVLNKRVQDRFNDLVFAVPTRIYARPLPLAVGTPMTPGTLELELTFAGYGNDGRADVAGTWSKQGSTYTISSRGYAGPDGGELPKRIRVALGKGQVASVKDAVTGKPIELAHIDPARIATVYGSQQEERRIVRLADVPPLLLSGLQAVEDRDFKHHFGIDISAIIRATFANLRAGHTVQGGSTLTQQLVRNLFLDREQHYSRKFNEALMSILIEMHYDKSRILEAYVNEVFLGQQGSQAVHGFAAASEFYFGRRMEDLKPQEMALLIGLVKGPSYYDPRRYPDRALSRRNLVLDQFVDTGLITPEQATALKATPLGIVTNGQLPHNRFPAFMELVRAQITGDFDDETLSRGNLSIFTTLDPAAQLYAEQAITTTTSGLGKRGEAAQAAAVVTEAQTGAVLAIVGSKIPGDQGFNRALDARRQIGSLVKPLVYLVALTNPERWNLGSPVEDSPISMRQPDGSYWTPKNDEGDVHGAVPMVDALVHSWNLATINLGMSVGVSRIKAFLESFGLTDVNPSPSLLIGAVDMSPLQATQLYQYIAADGHALPLLAVRGVVDANGQTVKRYEVKTGAGEYQPAVRLVTWAMQQVARSGTAASIGSSGLSYLNAAGKTGTSNDMRDSWFAGFTGDHLAVFWMGRDDNKPSGLYGATGSLRAWQELFKKLPTRPLSAAPGEGLEMAWINTSDGKRSEVGCEGARQVPVVAGTLSQDAEGCFWQHVGNFFSGGDASPAPASSAPIRD; translated from the coding sequence TTGGACTTCATGACCCGCCTTCGCTCGATCTTCAGTGCCGTCTGGCCCTGGATCCGCATTCCGTTCTGGGTCTGCATGGGAGTGCTGTTCGGCTTCGTGCTGCCGTACTCGCTGGTGCTCAACAAGCGTGTGCAGGATCGTTTCAACGATCTGGTGTTTGCCGTGCCTACGCGCATCTACGCGCGACCGCTGCCGCTGGCGGTTGGTACGCCGATGACGCCGGGCACGCTGGAGCTGGAGCTGACCTTTGCCGGCTATGGCAACGATGGCCGCGCCGACGTCGCCGGCACTTGGTCCAAGCAGGGCAGCACCTACACCATCTCCTCGCGTGGCTATGCCGGACCGGACGGCGGTGAACTGCCCAAGCGGATTCGCGTTGCGCTGGGCAAGGGGCAGGTGGCCAGCGTGAAAGACGCGGTCACCGGCAAGCCGATCGAGCTGGCTCACATCGATCCCGCGCGCATCGCCACGGTGTACGGCTCGCAGCAGGAAGAACGCCGCATCGTGCGCCTGGCCGACGTGCCGCCGCTGTTGCTGTCGGGTCTGCAGGCGGTGGAAGACCGCGACTTCAAGCATCACTTCGGCATCGACATCTCGGCCATCATCCGCGCTACGTTCGCCAACCTGCGCGCTGGCCATACGGTGCAGGGCGGCTCCACGCTCACCCAGCAGCTAGTGCGCAACCTGTTCCTTGATCGCGAGCAGCATTACTCGCGCAAGTTCAACGAAGCGCTGATGTCGATCCTCATCGAGATGCACTACGACAAGAGCCGCATCCTTGAGGCCTACGTCAACGAAGTATTCCTCGGCCAGCAGGGCAGCCAGGCGGTGCACGGCTTTGCCGCGGCTTCGGAGTTCTACTTCGGTCGCCGCATGGAAGACCTCAAGCCGCAGGAAATGGCCTTGCTGATCGGCCTGGTGAAGGGGCCGAGCTACTACGACCCGCGCCGCTATCCAGACCGCGCGTTGTCGCGACGCAACCTGGTGCTCGATCAGTTTGTGGATACCGGCCTGATCACGCCGGAACAGGCCACGGCCCTCAAGGCGACGCCGCTGGGCATCGTCACCAACGGCCAGCTGCCGCACAACCGCTTCCCGGCCTTCATGGAACTGGTGCGTGCGCAGATCACTGGCGATTTCGACGACGAAACCCTGTCCAGGGGCAATCTGAGCATCTTCACCACGCTCGACCCGGCGGCGCAGTTGTATGCCGAACAGGCCATCACCACGACCACCAGCGGCTTGGGCAAGCGTGGCGAAGCGGCACAAGCCGCGGCGGTGGTGACCGAAGCACAGACTGGCGCCGTGCTCGCCATCGTCGGCAGCAAGATTCCTGGTGACCAGGGCTTCAACCGTGCGCTGGATGCGCGGCGCCAGATCGGCTCGCTGGTGAAGCCGCTGGTGTACCTCGTTGCCTTGACCAACCCCGAGCGTTGGAACCTTGGCAGTCCGGTAGAGGATTCGCCGATCAGCATGCGCCAGCCCGATGGCAGCTACTGGACGCCCAAGAACGACGAGGGCGATGTACACGGCGCGGTGCCGATGGTCGATGCGCTGGTGCATTCGTGGAACCTCGCGACGATCAATCTCGGCATGAGCGTGGGCGTGTCGCGTATCAAGGCCTTCCTCGAATCGTTCGGCTTGACCGACGTGAATCCGAGTCCTTCGCTGTTGATCGGTGCGGTGGATATGTCGCCGCTGCAGGCGACGCAGCTCTACCAGTACATTGCCGCCGATGGCCATGCTTTGCCGCTGCTGGCAGTGCGCGGCGTGGTGGATGCGAACGGGCAGACCGTCAAGCGCTACGAAGTAAAGACGGGTGCGGGCGAGTACCAGCCGGCAGTGCGTCTGGTGACGTGGGCTATGCAGCAGGTGGCGCGCTCGGGTACGGCGGCGTCGATCGGCAGTTCCGGGCTGTCCTACCTCAACGCGGCAGGCAAGACCGGCACCAGCAACGACATGCGTGACAGCTGGTTCGCGGGCTTCACCGGCGATCACCTCGCGGTGTTCTGGATGGGCCGCGACGACAACAAGCCGAGTGGTCTGTACGGTGCGACGGGCAGCCTCCGCGCATGGCAGGAGTTGTTCAAGAAGCTGCCGACGCGTCCGCTGTCGGCGGCCCCGGGCGAGGGCCTGGAAATGGCCTGGATCAATACGTCTGACGGCAAGCGCTCGGAAGTGGGCTGCGAGGGAGCGCGTCAGGTGCCGGTCGTGGCCGGTACACTGTCTCAGGATGCCGAAGGCTGCTTCTGGCAGCATGTCGGCAATTTCTTCAGTGGCGGTGACGCGTCTCCCGCGCCGGCTTCTTCCGCCCCCATCCGGGATTGA
- a CDS encoding tetratricopeptide repeat protein yields the protein MLRRSLRLSAVPVSFAVLLLAACTQPAAPSQATRPTVSDEQMLAAIHAAGDKERSVIDVNPLRDPGVAALQDAAEGDLRVGKYNDAAAKLDQALKISPDSPDLLQDRAELAIRLKDYAGAEKFAHRSWELGPKLGPLCARNWQTIAELRQRAGDDAAAATATKGVAECHKEGMQRY from the coding sequence ATGCTTCGTCGTAGCCTTCGCCTTTCCGCCGTTCCTGTGTCGTTCGCCGTGCTGTTGCTGGCGGCGTGCACCCAGCCCGCCGCACCGTCGCAGGCCACGCGCCCCACCGTGTCCGACGAGCAGATGCTGGCGGCGATTCATGCGGCCGGTGACAAAGAGAGGTCGGTGATCGACGTGAACCCGTTGCGCGATCCGGGCGTGGCGGCTTTGCAGGATGCCGCCGAAGGTGACCTGCGCGTGGGCAAGTACAACGACGCAGCCGCCAAGCTGGATCAGGCGTTGAAGATCAGCCCCGATTCGCCGGACCTGCTGCAGGATCGCGCTGAGCTCGCGATTCGCTTGAAGGATTACGCGGGCGCTGAGAAGTTCGCGCATCGCTCGTGGGAGCTTGGCCCCAAGCTTGGGCCGTTGTGCGCTCGTAATTGGCAGACCATCGCCGAGTTGCGCCAGCGTGCCGGTGATGATGCCGCTGCGGCGACCGCGACCAAGGGCGTGGCGGAGTGCCATAAGGAAGGCATGCAGCGCTACTGA
- a CDS encoding VOC family protein, giving the protein MSSQVSGIGQIAVTVSDVDAALAFYRDILELPFLFRPATNLAFLDAGGVRLMLSTPQGAGSVGGNSVLYFKVGDIEHHFRTLLDRGAVGEREPQATAELSDHTLWLAFLRDPDGNLVGLMEERRR; this is encoded by the coding sequence ATGTCTTCACAGGTCAGCGGCATTGGCCAGATCGCCGTCACCGTCAGTGACGTCGACGCCGCGCTTGCGTTCTACCGCGACATCCTCGAACTGCCTTTCCTGTTCCGTCCGGCCACAAACCTGGCGTTTCTCGACGCCGGCGGCGTACGCCTGATGCTGTCCACGCCACAGGGCGCCGGCAGCGTGGGCGGCAATTCCGTGCTGTACTTCAAGGTCGGGGACATCGAGCACCACTTCCGCACCCTGCTCGATCGCGGCGCCGTAGGCGAACGCGAACCGCAGGCGACAGCGGAACTGTCCGACCACACCTTATGGCTGGCCTTCCTGCGGGATCCAGATGGGAATCTGGTGGGATTGATGGAGGAGCGGCGGCGGTGA
- a CDS encoding ATP-dependent DNA helicase gives MIDHEDVAALLGTEGPFARELPNFAPRAAQQAMARAVQHAIAERETLIAEAGTGTGKTFAYLVPALLSGERVIVSTGTKALQDQLYFRDLPRVRSVLDTRLKMALLKGRSNYLCLYRLDQTVREGATFDRTQASQLAAVRAWSARTRRGDRMELAEVPEESPLWPRVTSTPENCLGVECPFYDDCHVIKARREAQEADLVVVNHHLLFADLALKQEGFGEILPGASAFILDEAHQIPELAGQFFSQSISARQLTDLAQDSLAECNGVTGAIGLVLEPVEAMQDAVRKLRLAMDALPERGPFHQLESKRDIGDALHELREVLAALTDVLASQAERSRGFANAHERAALISERLDRIAERGSERDVRWYELFPRGFALHATPLDLAAPLRAMRAQTQAAWIYTSATLSVSSSFDHFARQLGLDEPQTLQVESPFDYEKQALCYLPAGLPDPSARDYTDRVIESVLPVLHASHGRAFLLFTSHRALRRAAELLQERVPWPLFVQGSAPRHRLLDEFRHSGHGVLLGAASFWEGVDVAGEALSVVVIDKLPFASPDDPVLQARLEALEQSGINPFMGWQVPSAVIALKQGAGRLIRDVHDRGVLVLCDPRLTTKGYGRLFLKSLPAMPRTKELAEVQAFFDDEVSATA, from the coding sequence ATGATCGATCACGAGGATGTCGCCGCGCTGCTGGGCACGGAAGGCCCGTTTGCCCGCGAGCTGCCCAATTTCGCCCCGCGCGCCGCCCAACAGGCGATGGCGCGCGCAGTGCAGCACGCCATCGCCGAGCGCGAAACGTTGATTGCGGAAGCCGGTACGGGTACCGGCAAGACCTTTGCCTATCTCGTGCCCGCGCTGCTGTCGGGCGAACGCGTGATCGTCTCCACGGGTACCAAGGCGCTGCAGGACCAGTTGTACTTCCGCGACCTGCCGCGCGTGCGTTCGGTGCTGGATACGCGCCTCAAGATGGCGCTGCTCAAGGGGCGCTCCAATTACCTATGCCTTTACCGCCTGGACCAGACCGTGCGCGAGGGCGCCACGTTCGACCGTACGCAGGCATCGCAGCTGGCGGCGGTACGCGCGTGGTCAGCGCGCACGCGCCGCGGTGACCGGATGGAATTGGCGGAAGTCCCCGAGGAATCGCCGCTGTGGCCGCGCGTCACTTCCACGCCGGAAAACTGCCTGGGTGTGGAATGCCCGTTCTACGACGATTGCCATGTGATCAAGGCGCGTCGCGAAGCGCAGGAAGCCGACCTTGTCGTGGTGAACCATCACCTGCTGTTCGCCGATCTCGCGCTCAAGCAAGAAGGTTTCGGCGAGATCCTGCCGGGCGCCAGTGCGTTCATTCTCGACGAGGCGCACCAGATTCCCGAGCTGGCCGGGCAGTTCTTCTCGCAAAGCATCAGCGCACGTCAGCTCACCGATCTGGCGCAGGACAGCCTGGCCGAATGCAACGGCGTCACCGGTGCGATCGGCCTAGTGCTGGAGCCTGTTGAAGCCATGCAGGACGCTGTGCGCAAGCTGCGTCTGGCGATGGATGCCTTGCCCGAACGTGGCCCGTTCCATCAGTTGGAAAGCAAGCGTGATATCGGCGATGCGTTGCATGAGCTTCGCGAAGTGCTGGCCGCGCTCACTGACGTGCTTGCTTCGCAGGCCGAACGGTCGCGCGGCTTCGCCAATGCGCATGAACGCGCTGCGTTGATCAGTGAGCGGCTCGACCGCATCGCTGAGCGCGGCAGCGAACGCGATGTGCGCTGGTATGAACTATTTCCGCGTGGCTTTGCACTGCATGCGACGCCGCTGGATCTGGCGGCGCCCTTGCGCGCGATGCGCGCGCAGACACAGGCCGCGTGGATCTATACCTCGGCCACGCTGTCGGTGTCATCCAGCTTCGATCACTTCGCGCGCCAGTTGGGATTGGACGAACCGCAGACGCTGCAGGTCGAGAGTCCCTTCGACTACGAAAAGCAGGCGTTGTGCTATCTGCCTGCCGGATTGCCCGACCCGTCCGCACGCGACTACACCGATCGTGTCATCGAATCCGTGCTGCCGGTGTTGCATGCCTCGCATGGCCGCGCCTTCTTGCTGTTTACGTCGCATCGCGCCCTGCGCCGTGCCGCCGAGTTGCTGCAGGAACGCGTGCCCTGGCCGCTGTTCGTGCAGGGCAGTGCGCCGCGTCATCGGCTATTGGACGAGTTCCGCCACAGCGGCCACGGCGTGTTGCTCGGCGCGGCCAGCTTTTGGGAAGGGGTAGATGTGGCGGGCGAAGCGCTCAGCGTGGTGGTGATCGACAAACTGCCGTTCGCGTCGCCTGACGATCCCGTGCTGCAGGCCCGTCTGGAAGCGCTGGAACAGTCGGGCATCAACCCGTTTATGGGCTGGCAGGTGCCCAGCGCTGTCATTGCGCTGAAACAAGGCGCCGGGCGCCTGATCCGTGATGTGCATGATCGTGGCGTGCTGGTGCTGTGCGATCCGCGCCTCACCACCAAGGGCTATGGACGCCTGTTCCTCAAAAGCCTGCCTGCCATGCCGCGAACGAAGGAGCTGGCTGAGGTGCAGGCATTCTTCGACGACGAAGTATCCGCCACCGCGTAG
- a CDS encoding VOC family protein encodes MAKVIGFGGIFFKARDPSALAEWYAQHLGLPVEAWGGARFDDEPRQPGYTMWSPFAADTKYFAPSTQPYMINFRVDDLDGLLARLRDAGVTVDDRVEDSEYGRFGWAMDPEGTRIELWQPPS; translated from the coding sequence ATGGCCAAGGTCATCGGTTTCGGAGGCATCTTCTTCAAGGCACGCGATCCCAGCGCACTCGCAGAATGGTATGCGCAGCATCTGGGGTTGCCGGTCGAAGCGTGGGGCGGCGCCCGCTTCGACGATGAGCCGCGGCAGCCCGGCTACACCATGTGGTCGCCGTTCGCCGCCGACACCAAGTATTTCGCGCCCAGCACCCAGCCGTACATGATCAACTTTCGCGTGGATGACCTGGACGGCCTGCTCGCCCGGCTGCGGGACGCTGGCGTGACGGTGGACGATCGGGTGGAAGACAGCGAGTACGGTCGCTTCGGTTGGGCCATGGATCCGGAAGGCACTCGCATCGAACTTTGGCAGCCACCGTCCTGA
- a CDS encoding helix-turn-helix domain-containing protein, whose protein sequence is MHAVAAKQRPVGDLLREWRRHRRLSQLDLASGAEVSTRHLSFMESGRSQPSRDMIMRLCEYLDIPLRERNQLLVAAGFAPAYLERGIADPEFATVLGSIRLLLKGLEPYPALAIDRHWNLIESNQATQRLLMGLVPQWLKPPINVLRVSLHPDGLAPFIRNLPIWRAHLLDRLRHQIDATNDPGLVSLLHELQGYPGGDTAPHDIIRGDIAVPMELAMGDTVLSMLSTTTVFGTPMDVTLAELALEAFVPANENTAQVLRELAARPDA, encoded by the coding sequence ATGCATGCCGTGGCAGCCAAGCAACGTCCCGTAGGCGATCTGCTGCGCGAATGGCGACGCCATCGTCGCTTGAGCCAGCTTGATCTCGCCAGCGGCGCGGAAGTCTCCACGCGGCATCTGAGCTTTATGGAATCAGGCCGCTCGCAACCGAGTCGCGACATGATCATGCGCCTGTGCGAATACCTGGACATTCCACTGCGCGAGCGCAACCAGCTGCTGGTAGCCGCCGGCTTTGCGCCGGCCTATCTCGAACGCGGCATCGCCGATCCTGAGTTCGCCACGGTGTTGGGCTCGATCCGTCTGCTACTCAAGGGACTGGAACCCTATCCCGCCCTGGCCATCGACCGGCACTGGAACCTGATCGAAAGCAATCAGGCCACGCAACGTCTGCTCATGGGACTCGTGCCGCAATGGCTGAAGCCGCCCATCAACGTGCTGCGCGTGAGCCTGCATCCCGACGGATTGGCGCCCTTCATCCGCAATCTGCCGATCTGGCGCGCACATCTGTTGGATCGACTGCGCCATCAGATCGATGCCACGAACGATCCCGGACTGGTTTCCCTGTTGCACGAACTGCAGGGTTATCCCGGCGGCGATACGGCACCCCACGACATCATCCGCGGTGATATCGCCGTTCCCATGGAACTGGCCATGGGCGACACGGTGCTATCGATGTTGAGCACGACCACGGTGTTCGGCACGCCGATGGATGTCACGCTTGCCGAACTTGCGCTGGAAGCCTTTGTGCCAGCCAACGAAAACACGGCACAGGTGTTGCGCGAGCTTGCTGCGCGACCGGACGCGTAA
- a CDS encoding alpha/beta fold hydrolase, translated as MPTFTTNDGVTLAYEDWGHGKPVLFVHSWALDSQMWAPHMLHFNALGMRTIAMDRRGHGRSDRPGNGYDYDRLTDDLAALIERLDLRELTLVAHSMGTAECIRLLSRHGSERIARVILLSPTAPCYLDADGKQLPLSFFEPALAAIREDYAQWLADGADDFYLPAETGTSEGMIRRTVDMMLNTSLHAATGCFRLRVSTDMRDELPGIDVPMLVIHGLRDASEPVTGGRAIASRVKGCTMLEYADAPHGMFHTHKRRLLEDMQAFISPHASA; from the coding sequence ATGCCTACTTTCACCACCAACGATGGCGTCACCCTGGCCTACGAGGATTGGGGTCATGGCAAACCCGTGCTGTTCGTCCATTCGTGGGCGCTGGATTCACAGATGTGGGCGCCACACATGCTGCACTTCAATGCACTGGGCATGCGCACCATTGCCATGGATCGCCGCGGCCACGGGCGCTCCGACCGCCCCGGCAATGGTTACGACTATGACCGTCTCACCGACGATCTGGCTGCACTGATCGAACGTCTCGATTTGCGCGAGCTGACCCTGGTCGCTCACTCCATGGGAACGGCCGAATGCATCCGCCTGCTGTCGCGGCATGGCAGTGAGCGAATCGCGCGCGTCATCCTGCTCTCGCCAACGGCGCCGTGCTATCTCGACGCTGACGGTAAGCAGCTACCTCTCTCCTTCTTCGAGCCGGCGCTTGCCGCCATCCGCGAGGACTACGCCCAATGGCTCGCCGACGGCGCGGACGACTTCTATCTGCCTGCCGAAACCGGCACCTCGGAAGGCATGATCCGACGCACCGTGGACATGATGTTGAACACATCGCTGCACGCCGCCACCGGATGTTTCCGCCTACGCGTAAGCACCGACATGCGTGATGAACTGCCTGGCATCGACGTGCCCATGCTGGTCATCCACGGGCTACGTGACGCTAGCGAGCCTGTCACCGGCGGCCGAGCGATTGCCAGCCGGGTCAAGGGATGCACGATGCTTGAATACGCCGACGCGCCGCACGGCATGTTCCATACCCACAAGCGCCGCCTGCTCGAAGACATGCAGGCGTTCATTAGCCCCCATGCCAGTGCATGA
- a CDS encoding nuclear transport factor 2 family protein, whose amino-acid sequence MTTQAHTLAERYIASWNETDALRRRSLIEDTYAEHARYTDPMVDAKGWEAIDATVAAVQNMFPGHRFALAGTVDAHHDTARFQWHLASPGAVEPLVIGFDVASLEDGRIRQVFGFLDKVPQTI is encoded by the coding sequence ATGACCACGCAAGCCCACACCCTCGCCGAACGCTACATCGCCAGCTGGAACGAAACCGATGCCCTGCGCCGCCGCAGCCTGATCGAAGACACCTATGCCGAACACGCGCGCTACACCGACCCGATGGTGGACGCCAAAGGCTGGGAAGCGATCGACGCCACCGTCGCTGCTGTGCAGAACATGTTCCCGGGCCACCGCTTCGCCTTGGCGGGAACGGTCGATGCCCACCACGACACTGCGCGCTTCCAATGGCATCTCGCCTCGCCCGGCGCGGTCGAGCCCCTGGTGATCGGCTTCGACGTGGCCTCGCTGGAAGACGGCCGCATCCGTCAGGTGTTCGGCTTCCTCGACAAGGTTCCCCAGACCATCTAA
- the creD gene encoding cell envelope integrity protein CreD, giving the protein MGHWMKGWTAKVLGVGLLALLMLIPLWRVQSLVEERQGMRQAAIDQIAQGWGGEQVLGGLVLAVPSHQMTTLPSGEARDMTDTTYVLPDALSVDAGMAVDKRRYGIYDAPVFASTVQLDGRFTAEDIAPARQMDGSRWEDGKAELRLAVGDLRGLQEVSELRINGKTQRFQSSAATFGGSSSMVIVPIDLTAVGDQPVEFSVKLRLAGTQSLQWLPLARTTDVKLHAPWPDPSFIGAALPVERAVNADGFSARWHMLDLNRKFGQTWHASDVRVDTAVHDAAFGVALFQPVDVYQRNVRAGKYGVLFITMTFVAFFLFEVLKRLRVHPVQYLLVGAALASFYVLLLALSEQIGFGPAYAVAAASVVLIIGGYAGAVLGARRAGMWLGVALALVYAMLYVVLAAEQYALLIGAIVLVLTVALLMYLTRRIDWYASMPAAAGPAIMEQP; this is encoded by the coding sequence ATGGGTCATTGGATGAAGGGATGGACCGCCAAGGTGCTTGGCGTGGGCCTGCTGGCGCTACTGATGTTGATTCCGCTATGGCGAGTGCAGTCGCTAGTGGAAGAGCGGCAAGGCATGCGGCAGGCCGCCATCGACCAGATCGCGCAGGGTTGGGGCGGCGAGCAGGTGCTGGGCGGCTTGGTGCTTGCTGTGCCATCGCATCAGATGACAACGCTTCCTTCCGGCGAAGCGCGCGACATGACGGATACGACGTACGTGCTGCCGGATGCGCTGAGCGTGGATGCCGGCATGGCGGTGGACAAGCGCCGCTACGGTATTTACGACGCGCCAGTGTTTGCCTCGACCGTGCAACTGGATGGTCGCTTTACCGCCGAAGACATCGCGCCGGCGCGCCAGATGGACGGCTCCCGCTGGGAGGATGGCAAGGCCGAGCTGCGCCTTGCGGTAGGTGATCTGCGTGGCTTGCAGGAAGTGAGCGAGTTGCGCATTAACGGCAAGACGCAGCGCTTCCAATCATCCGCCGCAACGTTTGGCGGTTCCTCGTCCATGGTGATCGTGCCGATCGATCTGACGGCCGTGGGCGACCAGCCGGTGGAGTTTTCGGTGAAGCTGCGTCTTGCTGGCACGCAGTCGCTGCAATGGCTTCCGTTGGCGCGCACTACGGATGTGAAGCTGCATGCGCCGTGGCCGGACCCTAGCTTTATCGGCGCCGCGCTGCCGGTCGAACGAGCCGTCAATGCCGATGGTTTCTCCGCACGCTGGCATATGCTCGATCTCAACCGCAAATTTGGCCAGACGTGGCATGCGAGTGACGTGCGCGTCGACACGGCCGTGCACGATGCGGCGTTTGGCGTGGCGCTGTTCCAACCCGTCGATGTGTATCAACGCAACGTGCGCGCAGGGAAGTACGGCGTGTTGTTCATCACCATGACGTTCGTCGCGTTCTTCCTGTTCGAAGTGCTCAAGCGCCTGCGCGTGCACCCCGTGCAATACCTGCTGGTGGGCGCGGCGCTCGCCTCGTTCTACGTGCTGTTGCTGGCGCTGTCCGAACAGATCGGCTTCGGACCTGCTTACGCCGTGGCGGCGGCCTCGGTTGTACTCATCATTGGCGGCTATGCCGGGGCCGTGCTGGGCGCGCGCCGAGCCGGCATGTGGCTGGGCGTGGCGCTGGCACTGGTCTACGCCATGCTCTACGTGGTGCTGGCCGCCGAGCAGTACGCCTTGCTTATCGGCGCCATCGTGCTGGTGCTCACCGTGGCCCTGCTGATGTATCTGACCCGCCGCATCGACTGGTATGCCAGCATGCCGGCGGCGGCCGGGCCGGCTATCATGGAGCAGCCATGA
- the tsaB gene encoding tRNA (adenosine(37)-N6)-threonylcarbamoyltransferase complex dimerization subunit type 1 TsaB has translation MKLLAIETSTEACSVALIRGDEVIARSEIAPRRHAELVLPMADALLAEAGLGRHALDVIAVGRGPGAFTGVRLGISLAQGMALALDVPVVTVSSLAALALEAPEDDADILAVIDARMGEIYAASYRRDDNGGLVVLDEERVCTPGALSLSPSTAWHVVGTGWTTYEDVLRPRLTGALRSAEGARYPQARHVAELAAREFFAGHAHAPEHALPVYLRDKVALTLVEQGKA, from the coding sequence ATGAAATTGCTCGCGATCGAAACCTCTACCGAAGCCTGCTCCGTCGCGTTGATCCGCGGCGACGAAGTGATCGCGCGCAGCGAGATCGCTCCACGCCGACATGCCGAACTGGTGTTGCCGATGGCCGACGCGCTGCTGGCGGAGGCCGGGCTGGGGCGCCACGCGCTCGACGTGATCGCCGTGGGCCGCGGCCCCGGCGCCTTCACCGGCGTGCGCCTGGGCATTTCGCTGGCGCAGGGCATGGCGCTGGCGTTGGACGTGCCCGTAGTGACAGTGTCGTCGCTGGCAGCCTTGGCGCTGGAAGCACCGGAAGACGATGCTGACATCCTGGCTGTCATCGATGCCCGTATGGGCGAGATCTATGCCGCCAGTTACCGTCGTGACGATAACGGCGGACTCGTCGTGCTCGACGAGGAACGTGTATGCACCCCGGGCGCACTGAGCCTTTCGCCGTCCACTGCGTGGCACGTGGTGGGTACTGGCTGGACGACCTACGAAGACGTTCTGCGTCCGCGCCTCACCGGGGCGCTGCGTTCCGCCGAGGGCGCGCGCTACCCGCAGGCGCGCCACGTTGCTGAGCTGGCTGCTCGCGAGTTCTTCGCGGGCCACGCTCACGCACCGGAGCACGCCCTGCCGGTCTACCTGCGCGATAAGGTCGCCCTGACGCTGGTGGAGCAGGGCAAGGCCTGA